The Prevotella sp. E9-3 genome has a window encoding:
- the gluQRS gene encoding tRNA glutamyl-Q(34) synthetase GluQRS, translating into MQKDSFSTLPTGRFAPSPTGRMHLGNVFGALLSWLSAKSKGGQWLLRIEDIDPQRSRREYAQLLMDDLQWLGLSWDGEPVYQSERGDIYEQYFQQLKAQGLTYPCYCTRADLLATQAPHESDGRVVYPGTCRPKTIGTIGTIDTIGTIKTIAPPAAQRLIVPDREIAFTDGHYGTQSINLASHVGDFIIRRKDGAWAYQMAVVIDDALMGVNEVVRGRDLLLSSPQQIYVGELLGFHAPAFIHFPLLVNEAGQRLSKRDRSLDMGELRQRHTPQEIIGMLAFHAGLLKEPQPVSPDELIKKFAWQQVPCEDITIRNLSI; encoded by the coding sequence ATGCAGAAAGATAGTTTTTCGACCTTGCCAACAGGACGTTTTGCACCATCGCCAACAGGACGCATGCACTTAGGAAACGTGTTTGGAGCGCTGCTGTCGTGGCTGTCGGCAAAGAGCAAAGGGGGCCAGTGGCTGCTGCGCATTGAGGATATAGACCCTCAGCGCTCGCGCCGTGAGTATGCCCAACTGCTGATGGACGACCTGCAGTGGCTGGGACTGTCGTGGGACGGTGAGCCCGTATATCAGAGTGAGCGGGGAGACATCTACGAACAGTATTTTCAGCAGTTGAAAGCGCAGGGCCTCACCTACCCCTGCTACTGTACACGCGCCGACCTGCTGGCCACACAGGCGCCCCACGAGAGCGACGGCCGTGTGGTCTATCCAGGCACCTGCCGGCCAAAGACTATAGGCACTATAGGCACTATAGATACTATAGGAACTATAAAAACTATAGCTCCCCCTGCCGCTCAGCGGCTCATAGTCCCTGACCGCGAGATTGCCTTTACCGATGGCCACTACGGAACACAGAGCATCAACCTGGCCAGCCATGTGGGCGATTTCATCATCCGCCGGAAAGACGGGGCCTGGGCCTACCAGATGGCCGTGGTGATCGACGATGCACTGATGGGCGTCAACGAAGTGGTACGAGGCCGCGACCTGCTGCTCTCTTCGCCTCAGCAGATCTATGTAGGTGAACTGTTAGGCTTCCATGCACCTGCCTTTATACACTTCCCCCTGTTGGTGAACGAGGCCGGTCAACGACTGTCAAAACGCGACCGGAGCCTGGACATGGGCGAACTGCGCCAACGGCACACACCACAGGAAATCATCGGTATGCTGGCCTTTCATGCCGGACTGCTGAAAGAGCCTCAGCCCGTAAGTCCCGATGAACTCATAAAAAAATTCGCATGGCAACAAGTACCATGCGAAGATATTACAATTAGAAATCTTTCTATCTAA